A window of the Longimicrobiaceae bacterium genome harbors these coding sequences:
- the murF gene encoding UDP-N-acetylmuramoyl-tripeptide--D-alanyl-D-alanine ligase, giving the protein MSGFRWTAAQVRQALEDEMLRAWAGRGAQERAGGDRQVFSGVSTDTRTVVPGSLFVALVGERFDAHEFLREAAEKGAAGAVVSRVPEDAPEGLRLFEVDDTLRALGRLARHRRRQHRGQVVGIGGSNGKTTTKDLVRAALVARFRVHATEGNLNNQVGVPLTILAAPDEAEVLVVEMGTNEPGEIAILTRIAEPDFSIVTSIGEEHLEKLGSLEGVLEEELHMVTGLRLGGVALVAEDPPALPQRTRAELGGYRVRVIGLSEGADVHPDGGADGIEILPDGSTRWSWEGAPVHLPLPGRHNVRNALFALALAREMGVSKEAATRALAKVPRPKLRNEWHRVGGMQVLADCYNSNPPSLAAAVDLLAGLPAEGGKVAVVGTMREMGEQAPALHRRAAEQIAGRVGRGIDRVVATGEFAAAFAPHAATLGDRLVAVEDPVEAYAASAPFLRGDETVLLKASRGESLERWLPLLERDFGGNGRGQG; this is encoded by the coding sequence TTGAGCGGGTTCAGGTGGACGGCGGCGCAGGTGAGGCAGGCACTGGAGGACGAGATGCTGCGGGCGTGGGCCGGCCGTGGGGCACAGGAGCGTGCGGGCGGCGACCGCCAGGTGTTCTCCGGGGTCTCCACCGACACCCGGACGGTCGTCCCCGGCTCGCTCTTCGTGGCGCTGGTTGGCGAGCGCTTCGATGCGCACGAGTTCCTGCGCGAGGCGGCGGAGAAGGGCGCCGCCGGGGCCGTGGTGTCGAGGGTCCCCGAGGATGCGCCCGAGGGGCTGCGCCTCTTCGAGGTGGACGACACCCTCCGCGCGCTGGGCCGCCTGGCCCGCCACCGGCGGCGCCAGCACCGCGGCCAGGTGGTGGGGATCGGCGGGAGCAACGGGAAGACGACCACCAAGGACCTGGTCCGCGCCGCGCTCGTGGCGCGCTTCCGCGTCCACGCCACCGAGGGGAACCTGAACAACCAGGTCGGCGTCCCGCTGACGATCCTCGCCGCCCCGGACGAGGCGGAGGTGCTGGTGGTGGAGATGGGGACCAACGAGCCCGGCGAGATCGCCATCCTCACCCGGATCGCGGAGCCGGACTTCTCCATCGTCACCTCCATCGGCGAGGAGCACCTGGAGAAGCTGGGGAGCCTGGAGGGGGTGCTGGAGGAGGAGCTCCACATGGTGACCGGCCTCCGGCTGGGCGGCGTCGCCCTGGTGGCCGAGGACCCCCCGGCGCTCCCGCAGCGGACGCGCGCGGAGCTGGGCGGGTACCGGGTGCGGGTGATCGGCCTCTCGGAGGGCGCGGACGTCCACCCGGACGGCGGCGCAGACGGGATCGAGATCCTCCCGGACGGGAGCACCCGCTGGAGCTGGGAGGGGGCGCCGGTGCACCTCCCCCTCCCGGGGCGCCACAACGTCCGCAACGCGCTCTTCGCCCTGGCGCTCGCCCGCGAGATGGGAGTGTCCAAGGAGGCCGCCACCCGTGCCCTCGCGAAGGTCCCCCGGCCCAAGCTGCGCAACGAGTGGCACCGCGTCGGCGGCATGCAGGTGCTTGCGGACTGCTACAACTCCAACCCTCCCAGCCTCGCCGCGGCCGTGGACCTCCTGGCCGGGCTCCCCGCGGAGGGGGGGAAGGTGGCGGTGGTCGGGACCATGCGCGAGATGGGCGAGCAGGCTCCGGCGCTCCACCGCCGCGCCGCGGAGCAGATCGCCGGGCGGGTGGGGCGGGGGATCGACCGTGTCGTCGCCACCGGCGAGTTCGCCGCCGCCTTCGCCCCGCACGCCGCCACGCTGGGCGACCGGCTGGTGGCGGTGGAGGACCCGGTGGAGGCGTACGCCGCCTCCGCGCCCTTCCTCCGCGGCGACGAGACGGTGCTCCTCAAGGCCTCGCGCGGCGAGTCGCTGGAGCGGTGGCTCCCGCTGCTGGAGCGGGACTTCGGAGGAAACGGCAGGGGACAGGGATAG